One bacterium DNA segment encodes these proteins:
- a CDS encoding sulfurtransferase TusA family protein: MEHEQKVKILDLRGVACPLSWAKARVVLDGMRRGERLRLLVDAGRAVRDIPRAAEAMGYAVESPLEVPEGWRLEIVV; the protein is encoded by the coding sequence ATGGAACACGAACAGAAGGTGAAGATTCTCGACCTGCGCGGCGTCGCCTGCCCGCTGAGCTGGGCGAAGGCGCGTGTGGTGCTCGATGGAATGCGGCGCGGCGAGCGGTTGCGGCTGCTGGTCGACGCGGGGCGGGCGGTCCGCGATATTCCGCGGGCGGCCGAGGCGATGGGCTATGCCGTCGAGAGCCCGCTCGAGGTCCCCGAGGGCTGGCGCCTGGAGATCGTCGTCTGA
- the folK gene encoding 2-amino-4-hydroxy-6-hydroxymethyldihydropteridine diphosphokinase: MPHRVFVGIGSNLGERRSNCREARQRIAQLPKTRVVKESSLYESEPHGNATTWFANSVVELETELNSAELLKKLLAIEEEMGRKRVKGKKWGSRIIDLDILFFDNEIVNKRNLKIPHPRLQERRFVLLPLSELAPQLIHPLLNASVSELLATVKDAKKIQMMGPGE; encoded by the coding sequence ATGCCCCACCGAGTATTCGTCGGAATCGGGTCCAACCTGGGCGAACGGCGATCGAACTGCCGCGAGGCGCGGCAACGGATCGCCCAACTGCCCAAGACCCGCGTGGTGAAGGAATCCTCGCTCTACGAGAGCGAGCCGCACGGCAACGCCACGACCTGGTTCGCCAACAGCGTGGTCGAGCTCGAGACCGAGCTGAACAGCGCCGAGCTGCTCAAGAAGCTGCTGGCGATAGAAGAGGAAATGGGGCGTAAGCGCGTGAAAGGAAAGAAGTGGGGATCGCGCATCATCGACCTCGACATCCTCTTCTTCGACAACGAGATCGTGAACAAGCGCAACCTGAAGATTCCGCACCCGCGCCTCCAGGAGCGCCGATTCGTCCTCCTGCCCCTCAGTGAGCTGGCGCCGCAGCTCATCCACCCCTTGCTCAACGCCTCCGTTTCCGAGCTTCTGGCGACGGTGAAGGATGCCAAGAAGATCCAGATGATGGGCCCGGGCGAGTAG
- a CDS encoding LL-diaminopimelate aminotransferase, with amino-acid sequence MESAERLKNIPPYLFMELRQKIGRARAAGKDVISLAIGDPVEPTPEPVIDELGRAARDPANHQYPTDEEKGMLGFREAVARWYGERYRVSVDARSEVLGLIGSKEGCHHFALARVNPGDVVLMTDPGYPAYRASILIAGGEPVTVPIRPEHGYLPALRDIPSDTARRATAMFLNYPNNPTGAVATPAFLRELVEFARSHDIAVCYDNPYIEMVFDGEKPLSFLSVEGAKDVGVELNSLSKPFNMTGWRIGMALGNPDLIAAISKVKENTDSGVFNAIQYAAIAAFNRCADTIPHMLQIYARRRDLVVATLRQIGIEYTPARGTFYLWVPTPNGMSSLELADLLLEKAQVVIAPGRGYGEYGEGFFRISLTVADARLEEAMERVRSALES; translated from the coding sequence ATGGAGTCAGCGGAGCGCCTGAAGAACATCCCCCCGTACCTGTTCATGGAGCTGCGGCAGAAGATCGGGCGGGCTCGGGCGGCGGGGAAGGACGTCATCAGCCTGGCGATCGGCGATCCGGTCGAGCCCACTCCCGAGCCGGTGATCGACGAGCTCGGCCGTGCCGCCCGCGATCCCGCCAACCACCAGTACCCGACCGATGAAGAGAAGGGCATGCTCGGCTTCCGCGAGGCCGTCGCCCGTTGGTACGGCGAGCGGTACCGGGTGTCGGTGGACGCGCGCAGCGAGGTGCTCGGCCTGATCGGCTCGAAGGAGGGCTGCCACCACTTCGCCCTGGCGCGCGTCAATCCGGGCGACGTGGTCCTGATGACCGACCCCGGTTACCCGGCCTACCGCGCCAGCATCCTCATCGCCGGCGGGGAGCCGGTGACGGTGCCCATCCGGCCCGAGCACGGCTACCTGCCGGCGCTGCGCGACATCCCGTCCGACACCGCCAGGCGGGCGACGGCGATGTTCCTCAACTACCCGAACAATCCGACCGGTGCCGTCGCCACGCCGGCGTTCCTGCGCGAGCTGGTGGAGTTCGCCCGCAGCCACGACATCGCCGTCTGCTACGACAACCCCTACATCGAGATGGTCTTCGACGGCGAGAAGCCGCTCAGCTTCCTCTCCGTCGAGGGCGCGAAGGACGTCGGCGTCGAGCTCAACTCGCTTTCCAAGCCCTTCAACATGACCGGCTGGCGCATCGGCATGGCGCTCGGCAATCCGGATCTGATCGCCGCGATCTCCAAGGTGAAGGAGAACACCGATTCGGGGGTGTTCAACGCCATCCAGTACGCGGCGATCGCCGCCTTCAACCGCTGCGCCGACACCATTCCGCACATGCTGCAGATCTATGCCCGGCGCCGCGATCTGGTGGTCGCGACCCTGCGCCAGATCGGCATCGAGTACACCCCGGCCAGGGGCACCTTCTATCTGTGGGTGCCGACCCCGAACGGCATGAGCAGCCTGGAGCTCGCGGACCTGCTGCTCGAGAAGGCGCAGGTCGTCATCGCCCCCGGCCGCGGCTACGGCGAGTACGGCGAGGGCTTCTTCCGCATCTCGCTGACCGTCGCCGACGCCCGCCTCGAGGAGGCGATGGAGCGGGTGCGCAGCGCGCTCGAATCGTAG
- the dapB gene encoding 4-hydroxy-tetrahydrodipicolinate reductase: MGRAITALIAAEPRARLRAAIEAPGHPALGEDAGTLAGVAPLGVPVTADYAAAATADTVTLDFTAPAGALAHLRAAVENRAGIVIGTTGFSAEEQRQLDELAPRTRSVVAANMSIGVNVLLTLVERAAAALGDAFDPEIVEIHHRLKVDAPSGTALALGRAVAAGLGRNFERSARLAREGIVGARTDQEIGIVALRGGDVIGDHTVVFAGLGERLELSHRAQSRDCLARGALRAGLWLADKPLGRYSMRNVLGL; encoded by the coding sequence ATGGGACGCGCCATCACGGCGCTCATCGCCGCCGAGCCGCGGGCGCGCCTGCGCGCCGCCATCGAGGCGCCGGGCCACCCGGCGCTCGGCGAGGATGCCGGCACGCTCGCCGGCGTCGCCCCGTTGGGCGTGCCGGTGACCGCCGACTACGCCGCCGCCGCGACGGCCGACACCGTCACCCTCGACTTCACCGCGCCGGCCGGCGCGCTCGCGCATCTGCGCGCGGCGGTCGAGAACCGGGCGGGGATCGTCATCGGCACCACCGGCTTCTCGGCCGAGGAACAGCGGCAGCTCGACGAGCTGGCGCCGCGCACCCGCAGCGTCGTCGCCGCCAACATGAGCATCGGCGTCAACGTGCTGCTGACCCTGGTCGAGCGCGCCGCGGCCGCCCTCGGCGACGCCTTCGATCCCGAGATCGTCGAGATCCACCACCGCCTGAAGGTCGATGCGCCGAGCGGGACCGCCCTGGCGCTCGGCCGCGCCGTCGCCGCCGGGCTCGGCCGCAACTTCGAGCGCAGCGCCCGCCTGGCCCGCGAGGGCATCGTCGGCGCCCGCACCGACCAGGAAATCGGCATCGTCGCCCTGCGCGGCGGCGACGTGATCGGCGACCACACCGTCGTCTTCGCCGGTCTCGGCGAGCGCCTCGAGCTGAGCCACCGCGCCCAGAGCCGCGACTGCCTCGCCCGCGGCGCCCTGCGCGCCGGCCTGTGGCTGGCCGACAAGCCGCTGGGGCGCTACTCGATGCGCAACGTGCTCGGCTTGTAG
- the dapA gene encoding 4-hydroxy-tetrahydrodipicolinate synthase: MKRTFPGALTALITPFRDGAVDREALTRIVDDQIANGINGLVPCGSTGESATLTHDEHLEVIALVVERARGRVPVIAGTGSNATAEAIRLTRGAKEVGADAALLISPYYNKPTQEGIYQHYRAIAEATQFPLIVYNIPGRTSSKIEAGTLERLAALPHVIGLKEATGSLDECQEVIRRCGDALPVYAGDDSLTLPVMAVGGVGVISVISNCVPKQWVEMLDAARRNDWADARRRSYALLPLLHALFLETNPIPIKAAMALRGFCADELRLPLLPMTEAPRQQLRAALDAAGLL, encoded by the coding sequence ATGAAGCGAACCTTTCCGGGCGCGCTGACCGCCCTCATCACCCCATTCCGCGACGGCGCGGTCGACCGCGAGGCGCTGACCCGCATCGTCGACGACCAGATCGCCAATGGCATCAACGGGCTGGTCCCCTGCGGCAGCACCGGCGAGTCGGCCACGCTGACCCATGACGAACACCTGGAGGTGATCGCGCTGGTGGTCGAGCGGGCGCGCGGCCGGGTGCCGGTGATCGCCGGCACCGGTTCCAATGCCACCGCCGAGGCCATCCGGCTGACCCGCGGCGCCAAGGAGGTCGGCGCCGACGCGGCGCTGCTGATCTCGCCCTACTACAACAAGCCGACGCAGGAGGGGATCTACCAGCACTACCGCGCCATCGCCGAGGCGACGCAGTTCCCGCTGATCGTCTACAACATCCCCGGCCGCACCAGCTCGAAGATCGAGGCCGGCACGCTCGAGCGCCTGGCCGCCCTGCCCCACGTCATCGGCCTCAAGGAAGCCACCGGGTCGCTCGACGAGTGCCAGGAGGTGATTCGCCGCTGTGGCGACGCCCTGCCGGTCTACGCGGGCGACGACAGCCTGACCCTGCCGGTGATGGCGGTGGGCGGCGTCGGCGTCATCTCGGTGATCAGCAACTGCGTCCCGAAGCAGTGGGTGGAGATGCTCGACGCGGCCCGGCGCAACGACTGGGCAGACGCCCGCCGCCGCAGCTACGCCTTGCTGCCGCTGCTCCACGCCCTCTTCCTCGAGACCAATCCGATCCCGATCAAGGCGGCGATGGCGCTGCGCGGCTTCTGCGCCGACGAGCTGCGCCTGCCGCTGCTGCCGATGACCGAGGCGCCGCGCCAGCAGTTGCGCGCCGCCCTCGACGCCGCCGGATTGCTGTGA
- a CDS encoding diaminopimelate epimerase, producing MAILPFVKMHGIGNDYVYVDCFAHRVPDPAALARRVSPRRTAIGSDGLILICPSAVADARMEMYNADGSRGAMCGNGIRCVGKYVAEHGLSANNPLRIETDAGIKVLQLTRRGSEVVSVAVDMDEPILDGPRIPVAAEGRVIDAPLAVGGREYRVTCVSMGNPHCVVFVDDVETIDLEHLGPQFEHHPFFPHRVNTELVRVDSPTRLRMRVWERGSGETAACGTGACAALVAAVLTERAERHALLQLNGGDLDIEWRASDGHVIMTGAAEEAFRGEIEVEA from the coding sequence ATGGCGATCCTCCCCTTCGTCAAGATGCACGGCATCGGCAACGATTACGTCTACGTCGACTGCTTCGCCCATCGTGTCCCCGACCCCGCCGCGCTGGCGCGGCGCGTCAGCCCGCGCCGCACCGCGATCGGCTCCGACGGCCTGATCCTCATCTGCCCGTCCGCGGTCGCCGACGCGCGCATGGAAATGTACAACGCCGACGGCAGCCGCGGCGCCATGTGCGGCAACGGCATCCGCTGCGTCGGCAAGTACGTCGCCGAGCACGGTCTCTCGGCGAACAATCCGCTGCGCATCGAGACCGACGCCGGCATCAAGGTGCTGCAGCTCACGCGGCGGGGCAGCGAGGTGGTCAGCGTCGCCGTCGACATGGACGAGCCGATCCTCGACGGGCCGCGCATCCCGGTGGCCGCCGAGGGACGGGTGATCGACGCGCCGCTCGCGGTGGGCGGGCGCGAGTATCGCGTCACCTGCGTCTCGATGGGCAACCCGCACTGCGTCGTGTTCGTCGACGACGTCGAGACGATCGACCTCGAGCACCTCGGCCCGCAGTTCGAGCACCACCCGTTCTTCCCCCACCGGGTCAACACCGAGCTCGTCCGCGTCGACAGCCCGACCCGCCTGCGCATGCGCGTCTGGGAGCGCGGCTCGGGCGAGACCGCCGCCTGCGGCACCGGCGCCTGCGCCGCGCTGGTCGCCGCCGTGCTGACCGAACGCGCCGAACGCCACGCGCTGCTGCAGTTGAACGGGGGCGACCTCGACATCGAGTGGCGAGCCAGCGACGGACACGTGATCATGACGGGTGCCGCCGAAGAGGCATTCCGGGGCGAAATCGAGGTTGAGGCATGA